The following are encoded in a window of Aerococcus sanguinicola genomic DNA:
- a CDS encoding glycosyltransferase family 2 protein: MLVSIIIAAYNEEKNIARMLDCIMNQSYNELEVIIIDDGSTDTTSTICKKYAEKDSRFHYHYKENGGVAAARNLGLKLMTGNLVTFLDGDDYIENNFIEKLFEPFQNEKNIDLTICSYYQNDKLIRFNECIENKEQVLLDIIRPNGSKGYLWNKLFSTQIIRERKIKFNEKIKVTSDLPFVVEYVLNCTRIQYLSKPLIHYSINDGSISNNLNNKKILTQIYSSQLCIDLLKRAKMDISIVQKYIESYFRMLTGTILKKKFKTTLDDLIYLKESLYRYEFKNIDHKITRLKFFLAKNKLNYEIKLSKLKG, from the coding sequence ATGCTAGTTTCAATTATAATAGCAGCATATAATGAAGAAAAAAATATTGCCCGAATGTTAGACTGCATCATGAACCAATCATATAATGAGTTGGAAGTGATTATTATTGATGATGGCTCAACTGATACTACAAGTACTATTTGCAAAAAATATGCAGAAAAAGATTCAAGATTCCACTATCATTATAAAGAAAATGGGGGAGTTGCAGCAGCTAGAAATTTAGGATTAAAACTTATGACGGGTAATCTTGTAACTTTCCTTGATGGTGACGACTACATTGAGAATAACTTTATTGAAAAACTTTTTGAACCGTTTCAGAATGAAAAAAATATTGACTTAACGATTTGTAGTTATTACCAAAATGACAAGCTCATTAGATTTAATGAATGTATTGAAAATAAGGAACAAGTGTTGCTTGATATTATACGACCAAATGGTAGTAAAGGATATTTGTGGAATAAATTATTTTCAACACAGATTATTAGAGAAAGAAAAATAAAATTCAACGAAAAAATTAAAGTGACAAGTGACTTACCTTTTGTTGTTGAGTATGTTTTGAATTGTACTCGAATCCAATATTTATCCAAACCTTTGATTCATTATTCAATTAATGATGGTTCTATTTCTAATAACTTAAATAATAAAAAAATTCTTACTCAAATTTATTCGTCACAGTTATGTATTGATTTGTTGAAGAGAGCAAAAATGGATATCTCTATAGTACAAAAATACATTGAATCTTATTTTAGAATGTTAACTGGAACCATATTGAAGAAGAAGTTTAAAACAACATTAGATGATTTAATATATTTGAAAGAATCATTATATAGATATGAATTTAAGAATATTGATCATAAAATCACTAGGTTGAAGTTTTTCTTAGCAAAAAATAAACTTAACTATGAAATCAAATTATCAAAGTTGAAAGGATAG
- a CDS encoding glycosyltransferase family 2 protein has translation MQPLVSVIMPVYNVEEYLEEALLSVFNQSYENIEIVLINDGSTDASLSIAKKLKEKSEFQFRIHSQANGGLSNARNNGLKLAKGEYIYFFDSDDLIEKEMIKNLVNNMEKYQSDVIRFNAESFFDQNYTKENYSETLYSSQELNENYVYSINDFFKVQDIIPSSVCIYFFKANLLKDNNLHFLEGIIHEDELFTPIALSHANRLMFVNEPYFKRRYRNNSIMTRAKSSRQHAIGYFTVVKELNRYVSENNLDKEVKEYFSKTINRLGSMIFGSSKLTLKENMYLIKIGIKPVNSILKKIKSKI, from the coding sequence ATGCAGCCTTTAGTGTCAGTTATTATGCCAGTGTATAATGTGGAGGAATATTTAGAGGAAGCTTTATTATCTGTGTTTAATCAAAGCTATGAAAATATTGAGATAGTATTGATTAACGATGGAAGTACAGATGCTTCTTTATCAATTGCGAAGAAACTGAAAGAAAAAAGTGAATTTCAATTTCGTATTCATTCACAAGCTAATGGTGGATTATCGAATGCACGAAATAATGGTTTGAAATTAGCTAAAGGTGAATATATATACTTTTTTGATAGTGATGATTTGATTGAAAAAGAGATGATAAAGAACCTAGTAAATAATATGGAAAAATATCAATCAGATGTTATTCGATTTAATGCTGAAAGTTTTTTTGATCAAAATTATACAAAAGAAAATTATAGTGAAACATTATATAGTTCTCAAGAACTTAACGAAAATTATGTTTACAGTATAAACGATTTTTTTAAAGTTCAAGATATTATTCCTTCTTCTGTGTGTATTTATTTTTTTAAAGCAAATTTATTAAAAGATAATAATCTCCATTTCTTAGAAGGCATTATACATGAAGATGAATTATTTACGCCAATTGCTCTATCTCATGCTAATCGTTTAATGTTTGTTAATGAACCTTATTTTAAAAGAAGATATCGTAATAATTCTATAATGACAAGAGCTAAATCGTCCAGACAACATGCAATAGGATATTTTACTGTAGTAAAAGAACTTAACCGATACGTAAGTGAGAATAATTTAGATAAAGAAGTTAAAGAATATTTTTCAAAAACTATTAATCGATTAGGATCAATGATTTTTGGCTCTTCTAAATTAACTCTCAAAGAAAATATGTATTTGATAAAAATAGGGATTAAACCTGTAAATTCTATTTTGAAAAAGATTAAATCGAAAATATGA
- a CDS encoding Ltp family lipoprotein: protein MARKYYDENGNEVKRGGCLKWGGIAFGVIILIGACGTIFSDSDTQDTSNNEAKTEEVAQESKASAESQEKEEEKVPQEYKNALKKADSYANRMYMSKAGVYDQLTSEYGEGFAPEAAQYAIDNVEADWKENALNKAKSYYEDMALSRDGVYDQLVSEYGEQFTPEEAQYAIDNLPE, encoded by the coding sequence ATGGCAAGAAAATATTATGACGAAAATGGAAATGAAGTAAAACGCGGGGGTTGCTTGAAGTGGGGTGGCATTGCTTTTGGTGTCATTATTCTGATTGGCGCTTGTGGTACTATATTTTCTGACTCTGACACACAAGATACAAGTAACAACGAAGCTAAGACGGAAGAGGTTGCACAAGAATCGAAAGCGTCGGCGGAATCTCAAGAAAAAGAAGAAGAGAAAGTGCCACAAGAGTATAAGAATGCCTTAAAGAAGGCAGATAGCTATGCTAATAGAATGTACATGTCAAAAGCGGGCGTTTATGATCAGCTGACTTCTGAGTATGGTGAAGGTTTTGCTCCAGAAGCGGCCCAATATGCTATCGACAATGTAGAAGCCGATTGGAAGGAAAATGCCCTTAATAAGGCAAAAAGTTATTATGAAGACATGGCACTCTCTAGAGATGGAGTATATGATCAATTAGTTTCTGAGTATGGCGAACAGTTTACTCCAGAAGAAGCCCAATATGCTATCGACAATTTGCCTGAGTAA